The Haloplanus sp. CK5-1 genome contains a region encoding:
- a CDS encoding 3-hydroxyacyl-CoA dehydrogenase family protein — protein sequence MRDLQDIDTVGVVGAGTMGSGIAQVAATVGYDVVMRDIEQPLIDEGFDRIDDSLSRFVEKEQLSRSEADAAVDRVTGTTDLDDLADCDYVIEAAIENMDIKQDIFADLDDVVDDDVVLATNTSTLSITTIASATDRPELVAGLHFMNPAPIMEGLELVVGERTSQETVALSHEFAEDLGKRTWEADDKPGFVVNRVLMPWINEGIRAYDEGVASKADMDAGLKLGTNVPMGPLELADHIGLDVCLDASQTLAEELGDRYKPPYLLKRKVDAGDLGRKTGRGFYEYD from the coding sequence ATGCGTGACCTACAGGACATCGACACCGTCGGCGTCGTCGGTGCGGGGACGATGGGCAGCGGCATCGCACAGGTCGCCGCCACCGTGGGGTACGACGTGGTGATGCGGGACATCGAGCAGCCGCTGATCGACGAGGGGTTCGACCGTATCGACGACAGCCTCTCGCGGTTCGTCGAGAAAGAGCAGTTGTCGCGCTCCGAGGCCGACGCGGCCGTCGACCGCGTCACCGGCACGACCGACCTCGACGACCTGGCCGACTGTGACTACGTGATCGAGGCCGCCATCGAGAACATGGACATCAAGCAGGACATCTTCGCCGACCTCGACGACGTCGTCGACGACGACGTGGTGCTCGCGACCAACACGTCGACGCTCTCGATCACCACTATCGCCTCGGCGACCGACCGCCCCGAACTCGTCGCCGGCCTCCACTTCATGAACCCCGCGCCGATCATGGAGGGACTCGAACTCGTCGTCGGCGAGCGCACGAGCCAAGAAACCGTCGCCCTCTCGCACGAGTTCGCCGAGGACCTCGGCAAGAGGACGTGGGAGGCGGACGACAAGCCCGGGTTCGTCGTCAACCGGGTGCTGATGCCGTGGATCAACGAGGGCATCCGCGCCTACGACGAGGGCGTCGCAAGCAAGGCCGACATGGATGCCGGCCTGAAACTCGGCACGAACGTCCCGATGGGGCCGCTCGAACTCGCCGACCACATCGGCCTCGACGTCTGTCTCGACGCCAGCCAGACCTTGGCGGAGGAACTGGGCGACCGGTACAAACCACCCTACCTTCTCAAGCGGAAGGTCGACGCCGGCGACCTCGGCCGGAAGACGGGCCGGGGCTTCTACGAGTACGACTGA
- a CDS encoding nucleoside deaminase, with amino-acid sequence MTDAFDGFDHASHMRSAFECARAAAARGDEPFGSVLVRDDAVVVAESNRVNTESDLRRHPELHLAHRACRAYDPDERAEMVMYTSTEPCPMCAGGMRTAGFGRVVYSVSGDEVAAFTGRGTTVRSAAILDGVTGAVGPVLPDEGLAIHRAFDW; translated from the coding sequence GTGACGGACGCCTTCGACGGCTTCGACCACGCGTCGCACATGCGGTCGGCGTTCGAGTGTGCCCGTGCAGCCGCCGCCCGCGGTGACGAACCGTTCGGCTCCGTCCTCGTCCGCGACGACGCCGTCGTCGTGGCCGAGTCGAACCGCGTCAACACGGAGTCGGACCTCCGACGCCACCCGGAACTCCACCTCGCCCACCGCGCGTGTCGGGCGTACGACCCCGACGAGCGCGCCGAGATGGTGATGTACACCAGCACCGAACCGTGCCCCATGTGCGCGGGCGGGATGCGGACCGCCGGTTTCGGGCGGGTCGTCTACAGCGTGAGCGGCGACGAGGTAGCGGCCTTTACCGGCCGCGGGACGACCGTTCGCTCGGCGGCGATTCTCGACGGTGTGACCGGCGCCGTCGGCCCGGTGCTGCCCGACGAGGGGCTGGCGATCCACCGCGCGTTCGACTGGTGA
- a CDS encoding class I fructose-bisphosphate aldolase has translation MIPGADSAITRDGKALILAYDHGLEHGPVDFDPVPETTDPATVFDVGTHDAVTAVAVQKGVAEAYYPSYEDDVTLLAKLNGTSNLWMGEPDSAVNWSADYAAELGADAIGFTLYGGSNHEVEMAEEFRDAQEAAREHDMGVVMWSYPRGQGLKDDTSPETIAYATRLGLELGADIAKVKYPGSADAMEWAVDNAGNMKVVMSGGSKTSDEAFLSTVAEAVEAGASGLAVGRNVFQRENPEAILDGLEAVIFEEASVDEALATNDALTADD, from the coding sequence ATGATCCCCGGTGCTGACTCAGCGATCACCCGCGACGGCAAAGCGCTGATCCTCGCGTACGACCACGGCCTCGAGCACGGCCCGGTCGACTTCGACCCGGTCCCCGAGACGACCGATCCGGCGACCGTCTTCGACGTCGGCACCCACGACGCCGTGACGGCCGTCGCCGTCCAGAAGGGCGTCGCCGAGGCGTACTACCCGTCCTACGAGGACGACGTGACGCTCCTAGCGAAGCTCAACGGCACGAGCAACCTCTGGATGGGCGAACCCGACTCGGCGGTCAACTGGTCGGCCGACTACGCCGCGGAGCTCGGCGCCGACGCCATCGGCTTCACGCTGTACGGTGGCTCCAACCACGAGGTGGAGATGGCCGAAGAATTCCGCGACGCCCAAGAGGCCGCCCGTGAGCACGACATGGGCGTCGTGATGTGGTCGTACCCGCGCGGACAGGGGCTGAAAGACGACACGAGCCCCGAGACCATCGCCTACGCGACCCGTCTCGGACTGGAACTCGGCGCGGACATCGCGAAGGTGAAGTACCCCGGCTCCGCCGACGCGATGGAGTGGGCCGTCGACAACGCGGGGAACATGAAGGTCGTCATGAGCGGCGGGTCGAAGACCAGCGACGAGGCGTTCCTCTCGACGGTCGCCGAGGCGGTCGAGGCCGGTGCGTCGGGGCTCGCCGTGGGCCGCAACGTGTTCCAGCGGGAGAACCCTGAGGCCATCCTCGACGGCCTCGAAGCCGTCATCTTCGAGGAGGCGTCCGTCGACGAGGCGCTGGCGACGAACGACGCCCTCACGGCCGACGACTGA
- a CDS encoding class 1 fructose-bisphosphatase: protein MVRSDTVAAIRETLAAATPEIRAGLPGRREKGDEENPSGDRRLAADEYADDLLEERLGGLDGVGEYASEEQRDAVDVGGGLSVAVDPLDGSSNLKPNNVMGTIVGVYDAPLPARGRDLVAAGYVLYGPITTMAFAHDGSVTEYLVEEGSTTPLREDVTIPDEPTVYGFGGHVPDWPDDFTAYVEEVESELKLRYSGAMIGDVNQVLTYGGVFAYPALKSTPSGKLRLQFEGNPVGYVVESAGGRASDGTGSVLDVDPDGLHDRTPVYMGNASLVDRVESALD, encoded by the coding sequence ATGGTTCGATCCGACACGGTCGCGGCGATCCGCGAGACGTTGGCCGCGGCGACACCCGAGATCCGGGCCGGGCTTCCCGGCCGCCGCGAGAAGGGCGACGAGGAGAACCCCTCCGGCGACCGTCGGTTAGCCGCCGACGAGTACGCGGACGACCTGCTCGAAGAGCGCCTCGGCGGACTCGACGGCGTCGGCGAGTACGCCAGCGAGGAGCAACGCGACGCCGTCGACGTCGGCGGGGGACTCTCCGTCGCCGTCGACCCCCTCGACGGCTCCTCGAACCTCAAACCCAACAACGTCATGGGGACAATCGTCGGCGTCTACGACGCACCCCTCCCGGCCCGTGGCCGGGACCTGGTCGCCGCGGGCTACGTCCTCTACGGGCCGATCACTACCATGGCCTTCGCCCACGACGGGTCGGTCACGGAGTACTTGGTCGAGGAGGGGTCGACGACGCCCCTCCGCGAGGACGTGACCATCCCCGACGAGCCGACGGTGTACGGCTTCGGCGGGCACGTCCCCGACTGGCCCGACGACTTCACGGCCTACGTCGAGGAGGTCGAATCGGAACTCAAACTCCGCTACAGCGGGGCGATGATCGGTGACGTGAACCAGGTGCTCACCTACGGCGGGGTGTTCGCCTATCCCGCCCTGAAGTCGACACCCTCGGGCAAACTCCGCCTCCAGTTCGAGGGTAACCCCGTCGGATACGTCGTCGAGTCGGCCGGCGGCCGAGCTTCCGACGGGACGGGGTCGGTCCTCGACGTCGACCCAGACGGACTCCACGACCGCACGCCGGTGTACATGGGCAACGCGTCGCTGGTCGACCGGGTGGAGTCGGCGCTCGACTAG
- a CDS encoding DUF5658 family protein, whose translation MATSDSTPEEPATVGPAVGGAWLSRLAALTTAHAARLWVAVIVGLVLDAALTVYGIRLGLTESNPVAADLIARVGVVPALALLKGASLAVAVGGWFLLPERYRGLVPAGLAIPWIGAAAVNVLAVGVVLV comes from the coding sequence ATGGCAACGAGCGACTCCACCCCCGAGGAGCCGGCGACGGTCGGTCCGGCGGTCGGCGGCGCGTGGCTCTCCCGCCTCGCCGCCCTGACGACGGCCCACGCCGCCCGGCTCTGGGTCGCCGTGATCGTCGGTCTCGTTCTCGACGCCGCGCTCACCGTCTACGGCATCCGCCTCGGACTGACCGAGAGCAACCCCGTCGCCGCGGACCTCATCGCGAGGGTCGGCGTCGTCCCTGCACTCGCGCTCCTGAAGGGGGCATCCCTCGCCGTCGCCGTCGGCGGATGGTTCCTGCTCCCCGAACGCTATCGTGGACTCGTCCCCGCCGGACTGGCGATCCCCTGGATCGGCGCGGCAGCCGTGAACGTCCTGGCGGTCGGCGTCGTACTGGTGTGA